A stretch of the Nitratifractor salsuginis DSM 16511 genome encodes the following:
- a CDS encoding DUF1456 family protein, with protein sequence MKPGQVLYKIKEALRLDPETMLKIYALEEYPIDEKRLKAILKKPSAKGHENASYEELGVFLDGLIRLRRGEIKSPPPEDAEIELDNNLILKKLRIALELKDPDMEVIFELGERPLSRSKLRDLFRSPQHPKYLLCSDAMLNDFLLGLEEFWADMPPVA encoded by the coding sequence ATGAAGCCGGGCCAGGTTCTCTACAAGATCAAAGAGGCCCTGCGCCTCGATCCGGAGACCATGCTGAAGATCTATGCCCTCGAAGAGTACCCCATCGACGAAAAACGGCTCAAAGCGATCCTCAAAAAACCCTCCGCCAAGGGGCACGAGAATGCCAGCTATGAAGAATTGGGCGTCTTCCTCGACGGGCTGATCCGCCTGCGCCGAGGCGAAATCAAAAGTCCTCCTCCCGAGGATGCCGAGATCGAGCTCGACAACAACCTCATCCTCAAAAAACTCCGCATCGCCCTGGAGCTCAAAGACCCCGATATGGAGGTGATCTTCGAATTGGGAGAACGCCCCCTGAGCCGCTCCAAGCTCCGGGATCTCTTCCGCTCACCCCAACACCCCAAATATCTCCTCTGCTCTGATGCTATGCTCAACGACTTTCTCCTGGGCCTGGAGGAGTTCTGGGCCGATATGCCTCCCGTTGCCTAA
- the trxA gene encoding thioredoxin, which translates to MALENLTAENFNEKVSSAPIAIIDFWAPWCGPCKSFAPIFEKVAAENPDILFGKVNTEEEQQIAAEFQIRSIPTIMVIKEGVIVFNQAGMLPEEALKDIIKQVRELDMDMVRAEIAKQQEQEGGAQ; encoded by the coding sequence ATGGCACTCGAAAACCTCACCGCAGAAAACTTCAACGAAAAAGTCAGCTCCGCTCCCATCGCGATCATCGACTTCTGGGCTCCCTGGTGCGGGCCCTGCAAATCTTTCGCTCCCATTTTCGAAAAAGTAGCCGCCGAGAACCCCGATATTCTCTTCGGTAAAGTCAACACCGAAGAGGAGCAGCAGATCGCCGCAGAGTTCCAGATCCGCTCCATCCCCACCATCATGGTCATCAAAGAGGGCGTCATCGTCTTCAACCAGGCCGGTATGCTCCCCGAAGAGGCCCTCAAAGACATCATCAAGCAGGTCCGCGAACTCGATATGGATATGGTCCGCGCCGAGATCGCCAAACAGCAGGAGCAGGAGGGCGGTGCCCAGTAA
- a CDS encoding ketopantoate reductase family protein, whose protein sequence is MILGAGGVGGYLGARFLRAVEPDVTLVARGAHLDKIRQEGLTILEDTERYTVHPAHATDDPEGLGLFDLILVTLKDTDLDDGLERIRNNVGPQTVILPLLNGVEYRPRILKRYPQADVLEGCIYILSNIVEPGVIRKKGKIFRLCWGKEGFDPADYRPIVELFDRALPRHKPTAEIAYEQWKKFLFISPMAVLTSIYKVPMDRIAQEHADELRELTEEIAALAQAKGVPLTRQDVEATLEQAAKVLPGAKTSMQLDIERNKPAEIEALAGYVVREGDRLGVKVPTMEKLYRALRLRTSE, encoded by the coding sequence ATGATCCTGGGAGCCGGCGGCGTCGGCGGATATCTCGGAGCCCGATTCCTCCGCGCGGTGGAGCCTGATGTGACCCTGGTCGCACGGGGAGCCCACCTAGACAAAATCCGCCAAGAGGGGCTAACCATCCTCGAAGATACGGAGCGCTACACCGTCCATCCCGCCCATGCCACCGACGATCCCGAGGGGCTGGGCCTCTTCGACCTCATCCTCGTCACCCTCAAAGATACCGATCTTGATGATGGGCTGGAACGCATCCGAAACAATGTCGGCCCTCAAACTGTCATCCTTCCTCTGCTCAACGGCGTAGAGTATCGCCCGAGAATCCTCAAGCGCTATCCCCAGGCCGATGTCCTGGAGGGGTGTATCTACATCCTCTCCAACATCGTCGAACCCGGCGTGATCCGCAAAAAGGGAAAGATCTTCCGTCTCTGCTGGGGCAAGGAGGGCTTCGACCCTGCCGACTACCGCCCCATCGTCGAACTCTTCGATCGTGCCCTCCCCCGCCACAAACCTACCGCCGAGATCGCTTATGAACAGTGGAAAAAGTTCCTCTTCATCTCCCCGATGGCGGTCCTGACTTCCATCTACAAGGTTCCGATGGACCGTATCGCCCAGGAACACGCCGACGAGCTCAGAGAGTTGACGGAAGAGATCGCCGCTTTGGCACAGGCCAAAGGGGTTCCTCTCACCAGGCAGGATGTCGAAGCGACCCTCGAGCAGGCCGCCAAAGTCCTCCCCGGCGCCAAAACCTCCATGCAACTCGATATCGAACGGAACAAACCCGCCGAGATCGAAGCCCTGGCCGGTTATGTGGTCCGGGAGGGAGATCGCTTAGGGGTGAAAGTGCCGACGATGGAAAAGCTCTATCGGGCTCTGCGTCTTCGAACCTCGGAATAA